AAGGAAAAATAGAGAAAAAACCAGACCCGAAACAGGAAGGTCTTTTTTACTTTTTGCAAGGAAAAATACGGCGATTGATGGACCAAGTGTGTAGGAAAAAATGGTGAGTCCCATCTCGAGGATTCCCTTTTCCCAAGTGTCCACAAGGAAATAAGGGATGAGGCTTGCCAAAAAGAGGAGGACTCCAAAAAACAAAGACAAAACTCTAGGGCTAAACCATTTGTCCATTCCCCAATCTCTGGCCCAAGTGAGAGACAAGGAATTGATGGTGGAACTTAAAGTAGACATCGCACTAGCAAGGATGGCTGCTACAAGGATCCCAAGGAATGGAGACGGAACTTCATTTATGATAAAATGACTAAAAACTTTGTCAGGTGGAATTGATTTGCCTTCATAAAACACATACAAGAGTGAACCAATGCATAAAAAAAGTAAAAATTGAAAGAATACAACGATACCACTTCCAATTAATATCTTTTGTCCAGAGAGTAAATTTTTTGTGGCGATGACTCTTTGGACTAACATCAAATCGGTTCCATGCGAACCTATGGAAATGAAAGCTCCTCCAATGATAGCAAAAAGGATAAAATAACTATTATCACCTGTTTGGACGTAATCTAATACAAAAACATTCCACTTTCCTAATGTTCCTAAATGTTGGATCTGTTCCTGGATTTGAGGAAAACCAAATTGATTTAAAATTAAAACAAGAGCAAATATCCCACCCAAAATATAGATGACCCATTGTAAAACATCCGTAAATACAATAGCTCTGAATCCACCAAACACTGAATAAATGATTGTAACAATACTTAATATGGAAAGTGCAAAAATTCCTAAAATTTCAGGTGAAATCGAAATTCCCATCCGTTCCATAAGAAATGCGATGGGAAGGGAACTTACATACAAACGAATCCCATCACCTAATAATCTCGAGATGGTAAATACAAAGGAAAGAGTTTTTTGTGGAGATTTTCCAAATCGATTTCCTACATATTCATAAACAGAAATTGTATTTCCTGAAAAATAAGAAGGTAAAAGATACAATGCTACGATAGTTCTCCCAAAAATATATCCGATAGCAATTTCCAAAAATCGAAAATCACCTTTATATGATAAGGAAGGAATACTTAAAAATGTTAAACTGGAAGTTTCTGTGGCAACTAATGAGATCAAAAGAAATACCCAATGGATTTCTTTTTTTGCTAAATAAAAATCATCTTCTTTTTGTGTATTCTTTGCAAAGTGAAATCCAAAATAGAAAACCGCTATAAAATAAAAAACTAAAACAAATAAATCCCAAAACATAAAGTTCCTTTTACTTCAAATTAAACCATTAAACTCAAATTGGGATATTTCAAAAGAAGGCGAAGTAAATCGGATCTAGTGATGATTCCAATAGGTATATTATCGTCATTTACGATGGGCAAACAACCAATTCTTTCTTCCAATAACACCTTTGTTACTTGTCTGATTTCTGCACCTGGAGTTCCAACTAATACACGTTTGATCATCACATCCGAAACTGGATTTTTCCTTTCATAAGACTTATGTTTATCAAGTAGGTCTCTATCAGATACAAATCCAACAAGTTGTCCCAATTGGTTTGTGATGGGGAGGTGGCGGATCCCTTTTTCCAACATAGAATCAAGACAATCGGAAATGGGTTCGTTTTCCATTTTTGTGAAAACGGGACTTGTCATGATTTCATGCAGGAAAAACACCAGTTTTTCTTGTGGAAGGGAAGACTCCTTGTATGCGTCGCCAGGATTTCTGTGGAGGAAAGAGCCTGTCGGAGGGCTTTGGGAACCTCCATCGCCAATTTCTGTAGCCATTGGTTGCGAACTTGGGTGCACCATAGGCACTCGATTTGGTTGTACAGCAGGTGGATTTGGGGAAATTCGGCCATCATGGATCCAAAAGAACATAATTATGCCCTACCTATCTGAAAAGTTTGTCAAAAATAAGAAAAAACTTGCAAAAAACGAACAGTGGTTTTTTATCCATCCTACATTTCCTGTAAAAAGAACGAACTGAAAAAGGCAAAAACCCATGAACCAGAACTACCAAATCCTATACCAAGCATTGGAAACCGTTGCAAACACCTTCCCAAATAAAATATCGTTTCGGAAACGGAAGTCGGCTACCGAGTTCCCTGGGATCAGTTTTGGAGAATTGAAAGAGTTTGTCGATCACTTGACATTGGGATTTATCGGACTGGGTGTTGAGGTTGGAGATCGGATCGGATTTTTTTGTGATGCGTCTGTCAATTGGCTTCGCACAGACCTTTCCATATTAACCGCAGGAGCTGTAGTTGTCCCTCGTGGTACAGACATTGTAAAAGAAGAAATTTTATACATCTTAAACCATTCAGAAGCAAAATTCTTAGTTGTTCAAAAACCTAAAGATAAAAAAAGAATTGAAGATCTGTTAGCTGAGCTTCCTCACCTAAAACAAATTTTTGTTTTAGAAAATGATCAAGGTGAATTGATCACAGGACCAAATTCAATTGTTTCACTTGTTGAATCAGGGAAAGAAATTTGGAATAAAAATGGAAAACAAAATTTAGATAACCGAATCAAACAAATTGATCCAGATTCTTTAGCAACTCTCATTTATACTTCCGGAACCACAGGAAATCCCAAAGGTGTTATGTTATCCCAAAAAGGTTGGATCACCGCCATTCAGAATACCATTTCTCGTTTGGATATGAATTCTAATGACAATGCAGTGAGTTTATTACCTCCTTGGCATGCTTTTGAACGGGCCATTGAATATGCGGGAATTTTTCTTGGTTTGGACTTTCTCATTTCCAATATGACAAGTTTGAAAGATGACTTACGCGATTTTCGCCCGACCATTTTTCCATCAGTTCCTAGGATTTGGGAATCGGTATACAATGGGATTATGACTAAGGTAGCTAAAGAAGGTGGATTCAAAGAAAAATTATTCCACTTTTTCTTAAACGTAGGTTCTACTTGGGCGAAATACAACGCAATGTTTATGGGATATGAATTTGAAATTCAAAAACCAAACTTCATAGTTTCTCTATGCAAACGAAGTTATGCGTTGGTGATTTTAATATTCCTCTCTCCACTTAAACTATTAAGTATTAAAATATTTTCTACAATTCATAAAGCGCTTGGGGGAAGAATTCGCATTTGTATTTCGGCTGGTTCTGCTTTACCGAGTGTAGTTGATGGATTTTTATCTGCCATTGGTTTAAAGGTACTAGAAGGTTACGGGATGACAGAAACATCCGCAGTTGTTTCCATTCGTTCCAATTCAAAACCCACAAAAGGAACTGTTGGGATTCCAATCGATGGTTATCAAATTCGCTTAAAAGATGAAACGGGAAAAATCCTTACGAAAACTGGCGAAAAAGGCACTTTATGGATCAAATCCAAACAAATCTTAAAGGGATATTATAAAAGACCTGAACTCAACCAAGTTGTTTTTGATGCAGATGGATTTTTTGACACCGGTGATTTGATGATGATATCCCATCGAAAAGAACTAGTGTTTGCTGGTAGATCGAAAGATACAATTGCCCTAATTGGTGGTGAAAACGTAGAACCAATCCCAATTGAGGATAAACTTTTAACATCAGCCTTCATTGACCAAGTGATGGTTGTTGGGCACGACAAAAAAACATTGGCTGCTCTTATTGTTCCAAATTTTGAAGCTGTCGAATCTAAAATACCAGGAATTTCCAAAGACAAAGCAGCGGAATGGAATAACAATCCTAAAGTAAGAGAATTATTCCGATCAGAAATATCCAAAATTATTTCTAAAGATAATGGATTTAAATCTTTTGAAATGATTCCAGCTAACAATTTCTATGTGGTTCCAAGACCTTTTGACCCGGATGTTGAAATGACACGAACTCTTAAAATGAAAAGAAACATCATATCAGATGTTTTTTCAAAACAAATTGAAGGAATTTACCAATGATCAATCCCAAACTAAATCCTTATCTAAATGATGAGGAAAGAAGTTTTTACAATACAGTGTTTCAATTTTCAGAAGAAAAGGTTTTCCCATCTTCCGAAGAAAGAGATGAAAAAGAAATTTGGTCTGATGAACTCTGGAAAGAGTTTTCAAAGGCCGGTTTAACAGGACTAACCATACCAGCTGAATACGGTGGAGAAGGGGCAAGTTGTTTACTTTGTTCCATCGCAACTGATGCTTTTGCTTCTGGTTCCCTTGATGGTGGAATAGGTTTGTCTTGGGTTGCCCATTTAGTGATCGGAACAATGCCAATTGTTTTCCAAGGAACCGAAGCCCAAAAAACCAAATACCTTACAAAACTTGCAACAGGTGAATGGATGGCTGGTTTTGCGCTTACTGAACCTGCTTCCGGTTCTGATGCTGCATCCCTTCTTACCAAAGCAGAAGAAGTAGAAGGTGGATGGAAACTTAATGGATCAAAAACTTTTATTACCAACGGCCCTGTTGGTCAAGTTTTTGTTGTTATGGCAAGAACTTCTGAAAAAGGAAGAGGACCGATGGGGATATCTGCTTTCATTGTAGAAAGTAATACTCCTGGTTTTAAAGTAAGCAAGGTATTAAAAAAATTAGGACATCATACTTCAATGACCGCTGAATTGGTTTTCGAAGATATGATCATTCCAAAGGAAAATTTACTCGGACCACTTAATACTGGTTTTATGAGAATTGGAAAAGAAACCTTGGAGTGGGAAAGGACTGTATTTGTTGCAGGACTAGCTGGTGCAATGGAGTTTTGTTTCCGAAAAGGATTACGATATGCAAATGATCGAGTTCAATTTGGAAAACCGATTTCTAGTTTTTATGGAATGAAAGATATTCTTGTCCGGAACTGGGTTTACATCCAAGCAGCTAGAAGATTAATTTATTGGGTTGCAGAAAGAAAAGATAGAGGAATACCATCTCCACTTGAAAGTAGTTTGGGAA
The sequence above is a segment of the Leptospira sp. WS39.C2 genome. Coding sequences within it:
- a CDS encoding sodium:solute symporter codes for the protein MFWDLFVLVFYFIAVFYFGFHFAKNTQKEDDFYLAKKEIHWVFLLISLVATETSSLTFLSIPSLSYKGDFRFLEIAIGYIFGRTIVALYLLPSYFSGNTISVYEYVGNRFGKSPQKTLSFVFTISRLLGDGIRLYVSSLPIAFLMERMGISISPEILGIFALSILSIVTIIYSVFGGFRAIVFTDVLQWVIYILGGIFALVLILNQFGFPQIQEQIQHLGTLGKWNVFVLDYVQTGDNSYFILFAIIGGAFISIGSHGTDLMLVQRVIATKNLLSGQKILIGSGIVVFFQFLLFLCIGSLLYVFYEGKSIPPDKVFSHFIINEVPSPFLGILVAAILASAMSTLSSTINSLSLTWARDWGMDKWFSPRVLSLFFGVLLFLASLIPYFLVDTWEKGILEMGLTIFSYTLGPSIAVFFLAKSKKDLPVSGLVFSLFFLLNILTTVGMGVFWKLSFTLLVPIGFGTLVGLVSLCKIIKKVDR
- a CDS encoding long-chain fatty acid--CoA ligase, with the translated sequence MNQNYQILYQALETVANTFPNKISFRKRKSATEFPGISFGELKEFVDHLTLGFIGLGVEVGDRIGFFCDASVNWLRTDLSILTAGAVVVPRGTDIVKEEILYILNHSEAKFLVVQKPKDKKRIEDLLAELPHLKQIFVLENDQGELITGPNSIVSLVESGKEIWNKNGKQNLDNRIKQIDPDSLATLIYTSGTTGNPKGVMLSQKGWITAIQNTISRLDMNSNDNAVSLLPPWHAFERAIEYAGIFLGLDFLISNMTSLKDDLRDFRPTIFPSVPRIWESVYNGIMTKVAKEGGFKEKLFHFFLNVGSTWAKYNAMFMGYEFEIQKPNFIVSLCKRSYALVILIFLSPLKLLSIKIFSTIHKALGGRIRICISAGSALPSVVDGFLSAIGLKVLEGYGMTETSAVVSIRSNSKPTKGTVGIPIDGYQIRLKDETGKILTKTGEKGTLWIKSKQILKGYYKRPELNQVVFDADGFFDTGDLMMISHRKELVFAGRSKDTIALIGGENVEPIPIEDKLLTSAFIDQVMVVGHDKKTLAALIVPNFEAVESKIPGISKDKAAEWNNNPKVRELFRSEISKIISKDNGFKSFEMIPANNFYVVPRPFDPDVEMTRTLKMKRNIISDVFSKQIEGIYQ
- a CDS encoding acyl-CoA dehydrogenase family protein, with translation MINPKLNPYLNDEERSFYNTVFQFSEEKVFPSSEERDEKEIWSDELWKEFSKAGLTGLTIPAEYGGEGASCLLCSIATDAFASGSLDGGIGLSWVAHLVIGTMPIVFQGTEAQKTKYLTKLATGEWMAGFALTEPASGSDAASLLTKAEEVEGGWKLNGSKTFITNGPVGQVFVVMARTSEKGRGPMGISAFIVESNTPGFKVSKVLKKLGHHTSMTAELVFEDMIIPKENLLGPLNTGFMRIGKETLEWERTVFVAGLAGAMEFCFRKGLRYANDRVQFGKPISSFYGMKDILVRNWVYIQAARRLIYWVAERKDRGIPSPLESSLGKLISSELAEDVAKDTVQLFGGYGYMKEYAVERFYRDVKLGTIGGGTSEIQRSIISSLYPGKEKFQKEFSKIEESLNVTNSIQNLLFDIILKMDGEPNRKKQQSIEFAFADVLSVFVILYLSEIDTHKTTDSYPNEEKMIDRKLLSYYLVGKYLMSMSRLNQYVSKELSELWTLYTELGASIEETVHSRFSSLQEFT
- a CDS encoding CBS domain-containing protein, with amino-acid sequence MFFWIHDGRISPNPPAVQPNRVPMVHPSSQPMATEIGDGGSQSPPTGSFLHRNPGDAYKESSLPQEKLVFFLHEIMTSPVFTKMENEPISDCLDSMLEKGIRHLPITNQLGQLVGFVSDRDLLDKHKSYERKNPVSDVMIKRVLVGTPGAEIRQVTKVLLEERIGCLPIVNDDNIPIGIITRSDLLRLLLKYPNLSLMV